The Rhodococcus triatomae genome includes a window with the following:
- a CDS encoding polyprenyl synthetase family protein, with product MAPEATLSAASNPVVPRVESTLRDFFAGRAGLVDEIGGGYREAVSTLERFVLRGGKRVRPSFAWTGWLGAGGDPDAPEADAVMRVCSALELVQACALVHDDIIDASTTRRGHPTVHVAFAEEHRAAGWSGDPGRFGEAVAILLGDLALAWADDMVRESGIDPAAAARIAPVWSGMRTEVLGGQFLDICNEASADESVEAAMRVNRFKTAAYTIERPLHLGAALAGADETIVGAYRRFGTDVGIAFQLRDDLLGVFGDPEVTGKPSGDDLRAGKRTVLFALALERADRDDPAAAEFLRSRIGSDLSESDVDEVREIIVRVGAVSEVEQRITELAASALTALEDSGVTDRGREALAAMATTATERTA from the coding sequence ATCGCACCGGAGGCCACCCTGTCCGCAGCATCCAACCCGGTCGTGCCCCGGGTCGAGTCCACGCTCCGCGACTTCTTCGCCGGGCGAGCCGGGCTCGTCGACGAGATCGGCGGAGGGTACCGGGAGGCGGTCTCCACGCTCGAGCGCTTCGTCCTGCGTGGCGGAAAGCGGGTGCGTCCGTCCTTCGCCTGGACCGGATGGCTCGGCGCGGGCGGCGACCCGGACGCGCCCGAGGCCGACGCCGTGATGCGGGTGTGCTCCGCCCTCGAACTCGTCCAGGCGTGCGCCCTGGTCCACGACGACATCATCGACGCCTCCACCACCCGTCGGGGCCACCCGACCGTGCATGTCGCGTTCGCCGAGGAGCACCGCGCGGCGGGCTGGAGCGGCGATCCCGGTCGTTTCGGAGAGGCCGTCGCCATCCTGCTCGGCGACCTCGCCCTCGCCTGGGCCGACGACATGGTCCGCGAGTCCGGGATCGATCCCGCGGCCGCTGCCCGCATCGCCCCGGTGTGGTCCGGGATGCGCACGGAGGTTCTCGGCGGCCAGTTCCTCGACATCTGCAACGAGGCGAGCGCCGACGAGTCGGTGGAGGCGGCGATGCGGGTGAACCGGTTCAAGACCGCCGCATACACGATCGAACGCCCGCTACACCTCGGTGCCGCACTGGCCGGGGCGGACGAGACGATCGTCGGCGCCTATCGGCGTTTCGGTACCGACGTCGGAATCGCCTTCCAACTGCGCGACGACCTGCTCGGCGTGTTCGGCGACCCCGAGGTCACCGGCAAGCCGTCGGGCGACGACCTGCGCGCGGGCAAGCGCACCGTCCTGTTCGCGCTCGCTCTGGAGCGGGCCGATCGCGACGATCCCGCCGCCGCGGAGTTCCTGCGCTCGCGCATCGGCTCCGACCTGTCCGAGTCCGATGTCGACGAGGTACGCGAGATCATCGTCCGGGTCGGCGCCGTGTCCGAGGTCGAGCAGCGGATCACCGAGTTGGCGGCATCGGCACTCACCGCCCTCGAGGACAGCGGTGTCACCGACCGCGGCCGGGAGGCGCTCGCGGCGATGGCCACCACCGCCACCGAGCGGACGGCCTGA